Below is a window of Candidatus Tectomicrobia bacterium DNA.
GCCGAGTCGATCCGGCGGACGGCGCCGGCGGGGACGCTGCCCGGCACGACGGGAACTCCGGGATACACCAGCTCCTCTCCGAGCGAGGAGGTCGAGGTGACCAAGCGCTACGTGAGCTGCATGGAGGCGAGAGGATACGAGCGGGCGAAGGCCCAGTAGGCCGTGACCCCGGCGGAGCGCTTCGACCAGGCGATCGAGATCATCCTCGCCGACAGGCGCGGCCTCATCGGCTTCCTGGGGGCGTTCTCCGAGGGGCAGGCGCGCTGGAAGCCGCCGGACGGGGAGTGGTCCATCCTGGAGGGCCTCGAGCACGTCATGCGGGAGGAGTGGTCCTTCCGGGCGAACTTCCTGGCCGGCCTCCGGGAGGCCGAGGCCACGGGGGTGTGGGACAACGCCCCCGATCCGGTGGTGAAGTACGGCTGGGAGGCCATGCGGCGCCGGGAGCAGGGGCCGTCGATGGCCCCCGCCCACCTCCACCCGGCGGGGGAGGGAACCTGGGAGGGGATGAAGGCGGCGCTCTGGCCCGACCGCATGGCCACCCGGGAGGTCCTGCTGCCCTACCGTGCCCGCGACCTCGGCCGCCTCATCATTTTCATGAGCAAGCGGCTCGGCCACCTGAACGGCTACGACCGCATTGTGTATTGCGGAATTCACGATTACCTGCACCAGGACCAGATGGCGCGCGTGGCGGGCCAGCCGGGTTTCCCTCGGAAATAGGCGCTTTCCGCCCGTGCGCCTCTGGGCGCCCCCAGTGAACACCCGGATTTCATTCAGGGAAAAACGTTCTCGTATTTTCTTGACATTTCCTCGCCGCAATCCGTAAGATTCGCTTGAAATCTTATAATAATGAAAGATGGAGGTGAGGCTCCCATTTGCCGGAGCCCGTTCCGT
It encodes the following:
- a CDS encoding DinB family protein, coding for MTPAERFDQAIEIILADRRGLIGFLGAFSEGQARWKPPDGEWSILEGLEHVMREEWSFRANFLAGLREAEATGVWDNAPDPVVKYGWEAMRRREQGPSMAPAHLHPAGEGTWEGMKAALWPDRMATREVLLPYRARDLGRLIIFMSKRLGHLNGYDRIVYCGIHDYLHQDQMARVAGQPGFPRK